atgtagtcagagattttaatgacggcataTGAAGattatcaaaaaagtaatacggctgcatccgcaaaagaaagagtttctgcttggagataAAGAAcgaacaaagtaaacgcacgagtttctgatcttatttccaattacattgtgatgtatatgtatacaacttataaaacttaaatgaattgattcaattggtaacaagtaattgagttaaatttattaaacctaatttcttatgtctatccaactcaatatcttttttacaactcaaatttacacatttatctaaCTGAATGTCATAtcactccaattcaattaaatgtttttccatatttatttattgtacttttgaactctcatatgtctatgTTTGAGCCTGGAGTTACAATATGTACCATGCATTTAATTACTCATTAAATCTGTAACTCTgtaacttaacccttgtgctatcttagatgaccccacccttacattgacgtgttctccctaccatgacaaaggtggataaaggtggaaagatttcatgtaatccatggacaccagtgaagatcacaaatcattgaagaaaaaaggttcagagcactgtctagtgggtctagatgacccaactcccaatggtaaagtccctaagatagcacaagggttacagtctTATTCCATACTGTTGTACCAGTGGTGCTAAATagcctcatcatcctctccttccctctcactcatggtgcagaaagaatcaaccataacagaataaaataactctgcaaaacacagtaaaacagctacacctaaacatatttagacaaaaacctacacttgtacccaaatccgtccagacaggcaaagggaatggtatcccacaattccttgcgctgacgatctaacagcagcaccaaagttacacctacttaattgaattaatttgaatgaaagtaaaataactgtctgacaactatgtgttatttttaagctgactaaacacaaaaaaatatatttatcttaactgaagcaaataattaagttagatcaatgtaaaaaagtttatctctacaacatccatacgtggtcttatcaccctctcatggtggaaaaagtatctgagcttcttcatccactaaatcctcttcaaatggcacgtcatgctgcttcacctctctgaaaacaaactaaccttcaactaaacctgctccagaccaggttatgttcagagcatgagttgctatggaacctaagcataccctgaaacatacctcttaccctcaaacttactgtggtaactagcataacttgctttctggaaaaccccccagtttttttatttaggctaaaaacagcataataataaataaaagaccactgcgatgcttcaaaaatagatcaaaagataatcagagtgggactttaaaaaaccCCCAGCTTGATGTGATTGTAATCAGACCTGTGAAACCACAAACTTAAGTTTTAGTGCTGAATTCAGCAGGATTGGGAAGAAACCTTAATGTTGAAAGTAGAAATCTTAGACTTTATGAGCTGATTTAGGTCACCTGAACGCAGTGGCAGTTTTTATCTCAATGAGGTCACATGGTAAGTATACTCCCACTCTGAAAGCCTCCAGATGAAGCAACCCCTGAATTAGCTTGAATCAACTCCAAGAAGCAGTCCAATCCCAGGAGTCGCCTCACATGAGATCAGCACTGATGTCACCTGGAGGTCTGGAACTGAGACGGCGAGGCGGCATAGAGGTACTTCCAGATGGCGTAGTAATGTACAGCTGCTCCCATGGCGACAAACAGGTGCCAAATGGCGTGAGCGAACGGAACGATGCCGTCACTTTTGAAGAAGATCATACCAAGGCAATAGCAGGCTCCGCCGACCAGCAGCTCAAACAACCCCGactgctctgactgaaggaGATGCATCGGGTTAATATTGTGTCGTTTTTGCTACACTCTTAAAAAAGGGGCCCCGTCTTACCATTGAGACGATAACAAGGGCGGGAAACACTCCCATCACCGTGTAGCAGATCAACTCCACGAGCTTGTACCTGTAAATGGGTAAGAGCACAAGAGCTCAGTCTGCTTTTTCATGACACTTGACAAAATGGCAGCAACATTATTTAAAAGCCAAAACAAAAGGCAGGCCTATCGCAGAGATGATGCAacaagttttttgtgtttgaattgattaacaatgataaatgtcTGTACATTATTGCTGATTTATTGATCCTCAGAGCTCTTACTGGGGGAATCCCTGCACTATCAAGAGTCAGGGTCTTACTATGTGTGCATGTGGTGCTAAAGCAGCAGGGTTGTATCAAGCCTAAAAATCTCCATAATTTCTCCATAAGTATTGAGTTTAAGGTTGGATATTACTGTAACACTActgcatttatttcatttggatGCACAAGTTAACTGCTTCAACTTTTATAGCTAgcagtgtaaaataaataaggGTAAgagttttatacaaaaaaaaacattctaatattaaaatgtattttaaaaaaaagactttctaaataaaatccGAGAAAatgctttagaaaaataaatccatgcATTTAATGAAATACATCTTCTATGTGTAGATAAAATAGATTTGActtaataattcatttttaaatcctGCCTTTATGCAAAgcaaatgtaaagcaaaaaaagttagaaagagACCTAAAATATTCTTGTAAAGTTACAATCAAAACTTTAAAGCTAGGCCAGAAGAGAATTTCTTTGATTGTGTGCGCATGCATAATCTCTCATGATTTATCTTTACACATTGGAGTCAAACATTCAATGGAATATTCATGTCTAATAAATGTCAGATCACTGACATAAAACTGtagaaaattacttttttaaatttacagtcTGTATGGCCATTTTAAAGCAACATGTAACatataataataagaaaaaatagaCTTAAGGTCAACATTTAAGTATCCCACACCTGAGAAAGTCAAATTATATAACTTTTTTGCTATCAGCAATTcataaaattttctttttacaaaaaaacccCCAACTTTTTTGAATATGTAGAATTGGTGCTGTGTTTAATTATGGAtgtgattctgtagcataattaaaaataaaagtcaaaaccagaaatgctttttcattttcaaaatgaagctgcattttttgactcaaaattaaaatgaaaaagtaatccGCTaaaccgctttttctttttcttcttcgacatcgcttattctgtcacttaattaaaatgataaagaaaatggtatttgacatttcattttcaaaaggttctctggtaaatgtgtagcaaaattcatttagaaatgtctaatttgacaattaaaatggattaacagaaatgctttttcattttcaaaatgaagctgcatcaaaggattcaaaattaaaaatcaatacttcaaaatgctttttcatttctacttaaaaacagcttattctgtgtcataatgtCAGACGCAGATGGcgctgacgtcatcgcccctcccctctggaaatgctaattCGAATTAATTATGTGACactattcgcagggtggatgtgaaaatgaaaatgcaatcccctctttgcagtttcattttaattatgacacagaataagcggttttaagtagaaaatgaaaaggcatttttaagtattgatttttcattttaattttgagtcatttgatgcagcttcattttgaaaatgaaaaagcatttctggttttgacttttatttttaattatcctacagaatcgcttccatattttCTAAGCTAGATTTTGAAAGTTCACCAGGTTTTCCTccgtttcttttgttttttccctgttTTCCCTCATGCAGATGAGAGTGTTCTTTTGTTGTGCTGCTGTTACCTCCTCTTTATGCACTAAGCACAAAAAGGTGTGAcacaagcaaaagaaaaaagttttcagaGAAGATTTTGGCTCAATAAAATGtagattaaaatgtattttaaagtcATGGTTTGGATGTGAAAGAAGGGAAATCAGTCTTATGCAGGATGTTCTCACCGTATTTATAGCATCAGATCTTCACTAAAAACCGAAAAATGTCACTTGGCAGACTTTTGTTGTGTGTGAACTGGGAACAAACCTCTCGTGAAAGAAGAAAACGTAGGTGGTTCCAAAAGACGCCATAACCCACACCAGCCAGCGCATGTGGCACGCCCACGGACCCAGCTCCCGCAGGTTCAACCTGGAAAAACATCaacagatgaagatgaagctgTAATCAGAGCTGCAGCATGGAGGGAGTGCATCTACCCACACTCTCACACACTGAAGAGGCTGGGCTGTTTACCAAGGAGCGTAGGAAGCGGCAATGAAGAAGTAGATGACCATCCTGTCACACATGTGGAAACATTGCTCCACAGACCTGAAGAAAGTGTCTTTGTTTAACACAAATGGCATGACGTGGCTGATTTTGAGTGCATGTTGTCTGAGTTTGTGAGTACCGGAGATGGCTCTTCTTCCAGGCCACAGTGTGGAACAGGGTGGAGATGATGAAGAGCGAGCTGAGTCCCGCCCCATACACCCAGGCTGACAGGCGCTCCCACTGGTCCTCTGACCAGAAATGCAACACCAAGCTGCCGAGCAGGCTGGGAATTATCCACAACTGAAAGATGTCACACCATAAGTGAGATCAGAGAGGAAAGCGGGCACATCTGCAGGATGGACTGTAAAATCATGCACATGCATTTCCAAAAATAGTTGTGGCACATTTATTTCCTGGATAATCATTGATATCTTTTTCCTGAGTGGAGCACTTAATCTGTAATGCATGTTTAAGTGCACACTCACCGCATGCGTTGCACAGTTGGCTGCATGCTCATATTCCGTGGGCTGGTATCTCTTGTTAGAAGGAACGCGTTTGTTCATAAATCTAAAAACACATTATATATCATAAATATGAATCAGAATCCATCATCTTAACCCTAATCTGTAAAAGTTTACGTAAGATTAGAAGTTATTGTATTGTgttattgaaaaagaaaaatagcaaaAGTTATAGACTTCAAGACCTTTATTGTTTTCAACTTATCAAATTAAAGTTTGCAGGGCTTTCTATGGTTTGTGGATGCTTGAACCTAGAGTTAACTTACATACTAAGCAAACTGATAGCATGTCACAATCATGCATTTGCATGTCTGAACAGTTGCAGCAAcatccatcttctaaatccgttttgtccctttcggggtcacggggcaactggggcctatcccggccacttgtgggcgaaggcaggggacaccctggacagggcATACTCACATTCAAAATTTAAAGTCACCAATTaaccatgtttttggatggggggaggaagccagagtccccggagaaagcccaagcatgcacggggagaacatgcaacatCTGATCCTGAATTCCTTACTTTAGAATATGTTATAAGATGGAAAAGGTTTtcacaacttttttcttcttgtttcctacaacaacatttatttaaatgtattttcccacagtaacaaaacaatttttgtcTTGAAATTAAACAGAATCAAAGTTTATAGGTTTTAGGTTGTAACCACTGATtcagattgtttttaaaataacattaatCATATTTTGTGAGTCTTTTGAGGTAAAATCATTTGATCTAAATATTAGGACTTGGTTTGGCAGGTTTGATTGTAAGATAATAGCACTTTCCCATGtttgttgtggtgaagagagttTAGCCGTGACTGTAAAGACCTTTGATGTTGACAGTCAGGAACAGTATTATTTTTTCAGTGAGTTATGAAAACCCTATTTCCTCATATTTACACTCCgctaaacaaacagcagaaaagacATTATTTCTGCAGTGGCCCCATTGACAAGCTAACAAAACAAacttgagaattttttttttaatctgcttacataatatatgtatgtatttgtGTGGATGTGTTTAACATGAACATGTATTTGGTTAAGtgttttgattgtatgtttgtGGCATATTTGTCAGCTTGATGTTCAGTTTTGTTTCAATCCCTGTTTTCTTTGGATGGCCTTCAATAAGCATGATGCCTCAGCTATTGTCCCTGTTAGTTGATAGTTGTTTAAAAATACTAAGTGTCACGTTTGAAGAACCAAATAAACTTCAGGCGTTGTGGTGTCCTGAAGTCTTCTTAATCACACCCACAAGATAATAATAACCAACTAGAAAACCCTGGAACTAAAGTGAAAGGGCTTCACCTCCAACCAGGTAAATATGCATATATGCaacacagagacaaaaacacattttcaataaaaaccaGGGCTTTTTGAAATTCAATGATCATGTGAACGTTA
The sequence above is a segment of the Oryzias latipes chromosome 1, ASM223467v1 genome. Coding sequences within it:
- the LOC101164530 gene encoding monocyte to macrophage differentiation factor 2, with the protein product MNLDRFMNKRVPSNKRYQPTEYEHAANCATHALWIIPSLLGSLVLHFWSEDQWERLSAWVYGAGLSSLFIISTLFHTVAWKKSHLRSVEQCFHMCDRMVIYFFIAASYAPWLNLRELGPWACHMRWLVWVMASFGTTYVFFFHERYKLVELICYTVMGVFPALVIVSMSEQSGLFELLVGGACYCLGMIFFKSDGIVPFAHAIWHLFVAMGAAVHYYAIWKYLYAASPSQFQTSR